A single genomic interval of Streptomyces sp. NBC_00663 harbors:
- a CDS encoding DUF5995 family protein has product MAQLEHFTTPVDTVVDRMRGLDEALPERDGIAVFNRVYLAVTEAVDRGIDSGRFADARTAITLDVRFAERYLRAVDAVARDRRPPACWRPLFQFRRHPGVRPLQFALAGINAHIGHDLALAVVDTCRTLDCEPADVEDEFDRVGDLLVSLEERIREDLMPGPDLLQIADPLTHLLGAWSLERARDATWTAARALWALRGLPDVAAEFTERLDTAVGFAGRMLLTPLPD; this is encoded by the coding sequence ATGGCGCAGTTGGAACACTTCACCACTCCCGTCGACACAGTCGTCGACCGGATGCGTGGCCTGGACGAGGCCCTTCCGGAACGGGACGGGATCGCGGTGTTCAACCGCGTCTACCTCGCCGTCACCGAGGCGGTCGACCGGGGCATCGACAGCGGCCGGTTCGCGGACGCCCGCACCGCGATCACGCTGGACGTGCGGTTCGCCGAGCGCTATCTGCGGGCGGTCGACGCGGTGGCCCGCGACCGGCGCCCGCCCGCCTGCTGGCGGCCCCTCTTCCAGTTCCGCCGCCATCCCGGCGTACGACCGCTGCAATTCGCCCTCGCGGGCATCAATGCGCACATCGGGCACGATCTGGCGCTCGCCGTCGTGGACACCTGTCGTACGCTCGACTGCGAACCCGCCGATGTCGAGGACGAGTTCGACCGCGTGGGCGATCTCCTCGTCTCGCTGGAGGAGCGCATCCGCGAGGATCTGATGCCGGGCCCCGACCTGCTCCAGATCGCCGACCCGCTCACCCATCTGCTGGGCGCGTGGAGCCTGGAGCGGGCCCGGGACGCGACCTGGACCGCGGCGCGGGCCCTGTGGGCGCTGCGCGGACTGCCGGACGTGGCGGCCGAGTTCACGGAACGGCTGGACACCGCGGTGGGGTTCGCGGGGCGGATGCTGCTGACCCCGCTTCCCGACTGA
- a CDS encoding uracil-xanthine permease family protein codes for MDLGVRWKLHGDGRTPAPGAVVRPDERLSWPRTAGLGAQHVVAMFGASFVAPVLMGLDPNLAIMMSGVATVIFLLATRGRVPSYLGCSLSFVGVAAVIRAQGGTSATVTGAVFVVGVALFLVGVAVQRFGARIIHAAMPPIVTGAVVMLIGFNLAPVTASTYWPQDQWTALLVMLFTGLAVVCLRGFWSRIAIFLGLIFGYGISWAFDRIFGRIHSVDASGRLTDHWRLDLSAVGNADWIGLPDFHGPSFEWSAILVALPVVIALVAENAGHVKAVGEMTGDPLDDKLGTAISADGVGSMLSTALGGPPNTTYSENIGVMAATRVYSTAAYWAAAGFALLFGLCPKFGAVVAAIPGGVLGGITVILYGMIGLLGAQIWINSKVDLRNPLNLVPAAAGIIIGVGNVTMKFTDTFSLSGIALGTLVVITGYHALRAFAPAHLKEQKPLLDEGTSAYDAAKS; via the coding sequence ATGGACCTCGGCGTGCGCTGGAAGCTGCACGGAGACGGGCGGACGCCCGCGCCCGGAGCGGTGGTACGCCCCGACGAACGGCTGTCCTGGCCCCGCACGGCCGGGCTCGGCGCCCAGCACGTGGTGGCGATGTTCGGGGCCTCCTTCGTGGCCCCCGTCCTCATGGGCCTGGACCCCAACCTGGCCATCATGATGTCCGGCGTCGCGACCGTGATCTTCCTGCTCGCCACCCGCGGCCGGGTGCCCAGCTACCTCGGCTGCTCACTGTCCTTCGTGGGCGTCGCCGCCGTGATTCGCGCCCAGGGCGGCACCAGCGCGACGGTGACCGGCGCGGTCTTCGTGGTCGGCGTCGCGCTGTTCCTCGTCGGGGTCGCCGTCCAGCGCTTCGGGGCGCGGATCATCCATGCCGCGATGCCGCCGATCGTCACCGGCGCGGTGGTCATGCTGATCGGCTTCAACCTGGCCCCCGTGACCGCGAGCACCTACTGGCCGCAGGACCAGTGGACGGCCCTGCTGGTCATGCTGTTCACCGGCCTGGCGGTCGTCTGTCTGCGCGGTTTCTGGTCCCGGATCGCGATCTTCCTGGGGCTGATCTTCGGGTACGGCATCTCCTGGGCCTTCGACCGGATCTTCGGCCGTATCCACTCGGTCGACGCGAGCGGCAGGCTCACCGACCACTGGCGGCTCGACCTCTCCGCCGTCGGCAACGCCGACTGGATCGGCCTGCCGGACTTCCACGGTCCGTCCTTCGAGTGGTCGGCGATCCTCGTCGCCCTCCCCGTCGTCATCGCGCTGGTCGCCGAGAACGCCGGACACGTCAAGGCGGTCGGCGAGATGACCGGCGACCCGCTGGACGACAAGCTCGGTACGGCGATCTCGGCGGACGGCGTCGGCTCGATGCTGTCCACCGCGCTGGGCGGTCCGCCCAACACCACGTACTCCGAGAACATCGGTGTGATGGCCGCGACCCGCGTCTACTCGACCGCCGCCTACTGGGCCGCCGCCGGCTTCGCCCTGCTCTTCGGCCTCTGCCCCAAGTTCGGCGCCGTCGTCGCCGCGATCCCGGGCGGTGTCCTCGGCGGCATCACCGTCATCCTCTACGGCATGATCGGTCTGCTCGGCGCGCAGATCTGGATCAACTCCAAGGTGGACCTGCGCAATCCGCTGAACCTGGTGCCGGCCGCGGCGGGCATCATCATCGGCGTCGGCAACGTGACGATGAAGTTCACCGACACCTTCTCGCTGAGCGGCATCGCGCTGGGCACGCTGGTCGTCATCACCGGCTACCACGCGCTACGGGCGTTCGCCCCGGCCCATCTCAAGGAGCAGAAGCCGCTGTTGGACGAGGGGACGTCCGCCTACGACGCGGCCAAGTCGTAG
- a CDS encoding MFS transporter, with amino-acid sequence MTLSPARVPATGVRRLTTTLYGYAFLDDFVLLYPVYALLFADTGLSLWQISSLFALWSITAVVLEVPSGALADAVSRRLLLWVGPLFNAVGFALWVIVPSYGAFALGFVLWGVGGALCSGSLEALAYDELDRLGGAHRYARVMGRVRAARLVATMASIGAAGPVFALGGYPVVGAASVAACVLAAVVATRLPEHRAERGTGGDGWWATLRTGLGEARGNRSVRGALLLIPAVAAVWGALDEYTPLLARDTGVAEATVPYLILLVWTLVTAASLLTGPAERLGTTGTAWLLAGSALALAVGAALRTPAGIALVGLAFGGFQLAEVLADVRLQHRIDDARRATLTSVASLGTELVTVLTFAAYALLGARADHGTVFVILSVPYLVTALVLGRRRNESPPEPPRAQ; translated from the coding sequence ATGACACTCTCACCCGCACGTGTGCCCGCGACCGGCGTCCGCCGGCTGACGACCACGCTGTACGGCTACGCGTTCCTCGACGACTTCGTGCTGCTCTACCCGGTGTACGCGCTGCTGTTCGCGGACACCGGGCTGTCGCTCTGGCAGATCTCCTCGCTCTTCGCCCTGTGGTCGATCACGGCCGTCGTCCTGGAGGTGCCCTCCGGTGCCCTCGCCGACGCCGTGTCCCGCCGGCTGCTGCTGTGGGTCGGCCCGCTGTTCAACGCCGTCGGCTTCGCGCTGTGGGTGATCGTCCCGTCGTACGGCGCCTTCGCGCTCGGCTTCGTCCTGTGGGGCGTCGGCGGAGCGCTCTGCTCCGGTTCGCTGGAGGCGCTGGCCTACGACGAGCTGGACCGGCTCGGGGGCGCGCACCGCTACGCCCGGGTGATGGGGCGCGTCCGGGCGGCGCGGCTGGTCGCCACCATGGCCTCGATCGGGGCCGCGGGACCGGTGTTCGCGCTGGGCGGTTACCCGGTCGTGGGCGCGGCCAGCGTCGCGGCCTGTGTGCTGGCCGCCGTGGTCGCGACCCGGCTCCCGGAGCACCGGGCGGAGCGCGGGACGGGCGGTGACGGCTGGTGGGCGACCCTGCGGACCGGGCTCGGCGAGGCACGCGGGAACCGGTCCGTCCGCGGCGCTCTGCTGCTGATCCCGGCCGTCGCCGCGGTGTGGGGCGCGCTCGACGAGTACACGCCGCTCCTGGCCCGCGACACCGGCGTCGCCGAGGCGACCGTCCCCTATCTGATCCTGCTCGTCTGGACGCTCGTCACGGCGGCCAGCCTGCTGACCGGGCCCGCCGAACGCCTCGGCACCACCGGCACGGCATGGCTGCTCGCGGGCTCGGCCCTCGCGCTGGCCGTCGGCGCCGCGCTGCGCACCCCGGCCGGTATCGCCCTGGTGGGTCTGGCCTTCGGCGGCTTCCAGCTGGCCGAGGTGCTCGCCGACGTACGGCTCCAGCACCGCATCGACGACGCCCGCCGGGCCACGCTCACCTCGGTGGCGAGCCTCGGCACGGAGCTGGTCACGGTCCTCACCTTCGCCGCGTACGCCCTGCTCGGCGCGCGGGCCGACCACGGCACCGTCTTCGTGATCCTCTCGGTGCCCTACCTGGTCACCGCCCTGGTTCTCGGCCGCCGACGCAACGAATCGCCGCCGGAGCCGCCCCGCGCGCAATGA
- a CDS encoding MFS transporter, whose amino-acid sequence MSDVLYDQGQVKRARYAVAAVFAVHGAVTGSFATRVPWIQDHASVSAGQLGLALAFPALGASVAMPLAGRISHRFGARNALRGLISLWTLALVLPALSPNLPALCLALFVFGATAGMADVAMNALGVEIENRLGRSIMSSLHGMWSVGTVIGSAAGTLAAHLGSDARLHHVLASAVLTCLGMLACRWVLDLQPTEDEEPPPRFALPPKSALLIGAVGFCAVFAEGASLDWSAVYLRDQLETSAGLAAACTTGFTLTMAIARLAGDRIVDRYGSVRTVRAGGVLAVLGGLLIVVANHPAVAMAGFALTGLGIAVVVPLCFAAAGRSGSNPSLAIAGVATITYTSGLVAPSAIGTIAQATSLLVSFILVTVLAGGLVAFANVLRAGDRDRPKLSRPTVPVSDPRA is encoded by the coding sequence ATGAGTGACGTGCTGTACGACCAGGGGCAGGTGAAGCGCGCCCGGTACGCCGTGGCCGCCGTCTTCGCCGTGCACGGCGCCGTCACCGGATCGTTCGCGACCCGCGTGCCGTGGATCCAGGACCACGCCTCGGTGAGTGCGGGCCAGCTCGGTCTGGCACTGGCGTTCCCCGCGCTCGGCGCGTCCGTGGCCATGCCGCTGGCGGGCCGGATCAGCCATCGCTTCGGCGCCCGGAACGCCCTGCGCGGGCTGATCTCCCTGTGGACGCTGGCCCTGGTCCTGCCGGCCCTCTCCCCCAACCTGCCGGCCCTGTGCCTCGCCCTCTTCGTCTTCGGCGCCACGGCGGGCATGGCGGACGTGGCCATGAACGCGCTCGGTGTCGAGATCGAGAACCGGCTCGGCCGGTCGATCATGTCCAGCCTGCACGGCATGTGGAGTGTGGGCACGGTGATCGGCTCGGCGGCCGGTACGCTCGCCGCCCACCTGGGCTCGGACGCGCGTCTGCATCACGTCCTGGCGTCGGCCGTCCTGACCTGTCTCGGGATGCTGGCCTGCCGCTGGGTGCTTGACCTCCAGCCCACCGAGGACGAGGAGCCGCCGCCCCGGTTCGCGCTGCCGCCCAAGTCGGCGCTGCTCATCGGTGCCGTCGGGTTCTGCGCGGTCTTCGCGGAGGGCGCGAGCCTGGACTGGTCCGCGGTGTATCTCCGGGACCAGCTGGAGACCTCGGCGGGCCTCGCGGCCGCGTGCACGACCGGCTTCACCCTGACGATGGCGATCGCGCGGCTGGCCGGCGACCGGATCGTGGACCGGTACGGCTCGGTGCGCACGGTCCGCGCGGGCGGTGTCCTCGCCGTGCTCGGCGGGCTGCTGATCGTCGTCGCGAACCATCCGGCGGTCGCGATGGCCGGGTTCGCGCTGACGGGACTGGGGATCGCGGTGGTCGTACCGCTGTGCTTCGCCGCCGCCGGCCGCAGCGGTTCGAACCCGAGCCTGGCCATCGCCGGTGTCGCGACGATCACCTACACCTCGGGGCTGGTCGCGCCGAGCGCGATCGGCACCATCGCCCAGGCGACCAGTCTGCTGGTGTCGTTCATCCTGGTGACGGTGCTGGCCGGCGGGCTCGTGGCCTTCGCGAACGTGCTGCGGGCGGGCGACCGTGACCGGCCGAAGCTCAGCCGGCCGACGGTGCCGGTGTCCGACCCGCGGGCCTGA
- a CDS encoding ABC transporter permease: MARLNLWRWGVFGLAGLYFLLPLAASVVFTVDVPGQGLTVDAYTQIVATGGFGSSLMLSLELALATIAVVLLLMVPAMVALRLGAPKLRPVVEVVCSLPLVVPPIAFVAGIVTVLKWGPEHLSRTPLFQTFVAIQNPDFPVVLVLAYVVMALPFVYRALDAGLRAIDVPTLVEAARSCGASWPQALVQAVLPNLRGALLNASFLTLALVLGEFTVAQLLGFQPFAVWIVNVSGSQAQLSVAVSVMSLLVTWLLLLVLAGFGGRSRTTSRG, translated from the coding sequence ATGGCTCGCCTGAACCTGTGGCGGTGGGGTGTGTTCGGCCTCGCCGGGCTGTACTTCCTGCTGCCGCTGGCCGCCTCCGTGGTCTTCACGGTCGACGTGCCGGGACAGGGCCTGACCGTCGACGCCTACACCCAGATCGTCGCCACCGGCGGCTTCGGCTCCAGCCTGATGCTCTCGCTGGAACTGGCCCTCGCCACCATCGCCGTCGTCCTGCTGCTGATGGTGCCCGCCATGGTCGCGCTGCGGCTCGGCGCGCCGAAGCTGCGGCCGGTGGTGGAGGTGGTGTGCTCGCTGCCGCTGGTCGTGCCGCCGATCGCGTTCGTCGCCGGCATCGTCACGGTCCTCAAGTGGGGGCCCGAACACCTCTCCCGCACGCCGCTGTTCCAGACCTTCGTCGCCATCCAGAACCCCGACTTCCCCGTCGTACTCGTCCTGGCGTACGTCGTGATGGCGCTGCCCTTCGTGTACCGGGCCCTGGACGCCGGACTGCGCGCGATCGACGTCCCCACCCTCGTCGAGGCCGCGCGGAGCTGCGGCGCGAGCTGGCCGCAGGCCCTGGTCCAGGCGGTCCTGCCCAACCTGCGCGGCGCCCTGCTCAACGCCTCCTTCCTCACCCTGGCCCTGGTGCTCGGCGAGTTCACCGTCGCCCAGCTGCTGGGCTTCCAGCCCTTCGCGGTGTGGATCGTCAACGTCAGCGGCTCGCAGGCCCAGTTGTCCGTCGCCGTGTCCGTGATGAGCCTGCTCGTCACCTGGCTGCTGCTCCTCGTCCTGGCCGGCTTCGGCGGGCGCTCCCGTACCACCTCCCGGGGTTGA
- a CDS encoding acyl-CoA thioesterase, producing MTADVSTAPALSHGRLIPVTVHFDDLDALGLLHNARYPLKVEQAWTELWQGYGIHFEGDWAAAGDACNAVRELRISYEAPVTRTGVYAVHLWLERLGTTGLTYGFRFCSRDGAETYAQGTRVLVRLDSETLRPAPWSDRFRSAGRELLRTED from the coding sequence GTGACCGCCGACGTCTCGACCGCCCCCGCCCTGTCCCACGGCAGGCTGATCCCCGTCACCGTCCACTTCGACGACCTCGACGCGCTCGGGCTGCTGCACAACGCCCGCTACCCGCTCAAGGTCGAGCAGGCCTGGACCGAGCTGTGGCAGGGGTACGGCATCCACTTCGAGGGCGACTGGGCGGCGGCCGGCGACGCCTGCAACGCGGTCAGGGAACTGCGGATCTCGTACGAGGCACCGGTGACCAGGACCGGCGTCTACGCCGTCCACCTCTGGCTGGAACGGCTCGGCACGACCGGCCTGACGTACGGCTTCCGCTTCTGTTCGCGGGACGGCGCCGAGACCTACGCGCAGGGCACGCGTGTCCTCGTCCGGCTGGACTCGGAGACGCTGCGCCCCGCGCCGTGGAGCGACCGGTTCCGGTCCGCGGGCCGCGAACTCCTGCGCACGGAGGACTGA
- a CDS encoding carbon-nitrogen hydrolase family protein: MRTALLQSSGRPGSVDGNLKVLDEAAGRAAAAGAGLVTAPEMFLTGYAIGDDIARLAEPADGEGADAVAEIAVRHGLAIAYGYPEAFSGSVFNSAQLISADGDRLANYRKTHLFGCFERDHFTPGERHVVQTELNGLTVGLLICYDVEFPENVRAHALAGTDLLVVPTAQMHPFQFVAESMIPVRAFENQMYVAYVNRVGQEGEFEFIGLSVLAGPDGVARTRAGRDEQLVFADADPAFLAASREANPYLRDRRPELYV; encoded by the coding sequence ATGCGCACCGCCCTGCTCCAGAGCTCCGGCCGCCCCGGCTCGGTCGACGGGAACCTCAAGGTCCTCGACGAGGCCGCGGGCCGTGCCGCCGCCGCGGGCGCCGGGCTGGTGACCGCGCCGGAGATGTTCCTCACCGGGTACGCGATCGGCGACGACATCGCCCGCCTCGCCGAGCCGGCCGACGGGGAGGGCGCGGACGCGGTCGCGGAGATCGCCGTACGGCACGGTCTCGCCATCGCGTACGGGTACCCGGAGGCGTTCTCCGGCTCCGTCTTCAACTCCGCCCAGCTGATCTCGGCCGACGGCGACCGTCTCGCCAACTACCGCAAGACCCACCTCTTCGGCTGTTTCGAGCGCGACCACTTCACCCCGGGCGAGCGGCACGTCGTCCAGACCGAGCTGAACGGGCTGACCGTCGGGCTCCTGATCTGCTACGACGTCGAGTTCCCGGAGAACGTCCGGGCGCACGCCCTGGCCGGGACGGACCTCCTCGTCGTCCCGACGGCACAGATGCACCCGTTCCAGTTCGTCGCGGAGTCGATGATCCCGGTGCGGGCCTTCGAGAACCAGATGTATGTCGCCTACGTCAACCGGGTCGGCCAGGAAGGGGAGTTCGAGTTCATCGGGCTCTCCGTCCTCGCCGGCCCCGACGGGGTCGCCCGCACCCGCGCCGGACGCGATGAGCAGCTGGTGTTCGCCGACGCCGACCCGGCCTTCCTCGCCGCCTCCCGCGAGGCCAACCCGTATCTGCGGGACCGGCGTCCCGAGCTCTACGTCTGA
- a CDS encoding glycoside hydrolase family 6 protein yields MVAAASVVVAVGAATGMVSALGDGRGVDEARPEVTESPTLDIRPPAPSPSPSVTTRSASPSVTPKKKASPTPTKTEAEKRQPSTASVRLYRHPDSQVLDWVRENTGDPRHDVIESRIADQPAAVWFAEYAPDTVTARVGSVTAGAAAQGRVPVVVAYTIPGRDCGGASQGGAPDLDAYDAWIDRFAAGLGSGEVVVILEPDSIAQSECLSGGRRADRFASLARAGRVMKAANPKARVYYDAGHSGWHPAAKQAELLRQAGAASAASSDGIFSNVSNFHRTADEIAYDRQVLAALGGPAGLGAVIDTSRNGNGAPADGEWCDPDGRKLGRTPTLNTGEARIDGYLWVKLPGESDGCKGAPGTFTPSYAYDLAAS; encoded by the coding sequence ATGGTCGCTGCGGCGTCCGTCGTGGTGGCCGTCGGCGCCGCGACCGGGATGGTGTCGGCGCTGGGCGACGGACGCGGCGTCGACGAGGCCCGCCCCGAGGTGACGGAGTCGCCGACCCTGGACATCCGCCCGCCCGCCCCGTCGCCGTCCCCGTCCGTGACCACCAGGTCGGCGTCCCCGTCGGTCACCCCGAAGAAGAAGGCGAGCCCGACGCCGACGAAGACCGAGGCCGAGAAGCGGCAGCCCTCGACCGCGTCCGTCCGTCTCTACCGCCACCCCGACTCCCAGGTGCTCGACTGGGTCAGGGAGAACACCGGCGACCCGCGGCACGACGTCATCGAGTCCCGGATCGCCGACCAGCCGGCGGCCGTGTGGTTCGCCGAGTACGCGCCGGACACCGTCACCGCGCGGGTCGGGTCCGTCACCGCGGGCGCCGCCGCGCAGGGACGGGTGCCGGTCGTCGTGGCGTACACGATCCCGGGCCGCGACTGCGGCGGGGCCTCCCAGGGAGGGGCGCCGGACCTCGACGCGTACGACGCCTGGATCGACCGGTTCGCCGCGGGGCTCGGCTCCGGCGAGGTCGTGGTGATCCTGGAGCCCGACTCGATCGCCCAGTCCGAGTGTCTGTCCGGCGGCCGACGCGCCGACCGCTTCGCCTCGTTGGCCCGCGCGGGCCGGGTGATGAAGGCCGCGAATCCCAAGGCCCGCGTCTACTACGACGCCGGCCACTCCGGCTGGCACCCGGCGGCCAAGCAGGCGGAACTGCTGCGGCAGGCGGGCGCCGCGTCGGCCGCGTCCTCCGACGGGATCTTCAGCAACGTCTCCAACTTCCACCGCACCGCCGACGAGATCGCCTACGACCGCCAGGTCCTCGCTGCGCTGGGCGGCCCGGCGGGCCTCGGTGCCGTCATCGACACCAGCCGCAACGGCAACGGCGCCCCCGCCGACGGCGAGTGGTGCGACCCCGACGGCCGCAAGCTGGGCCGGACGCCGACGCTGAACACCGGCGAGGCGCGCATCGACGGCTATCTGTGGGTGAAACTGCCGGGCGAGTCGGACGGCTGCAAGGGCGCGCCGGGGACGTTCACCCCGTCGTACGCCTACGACTTGGCCGCGTCGTAG
- a CDS encoding flavin monoamine oxidase family protein, translating to MTSTVPNAVQHADAQQPPITMFGPDFPYAYDDFLAHPAGLGQIPATEHGTEVAVIGGGLSGIVAAYELMKMGLKPVVYEADRIGGRLRTVGFEGCDSSLTAEMGAMRFPPSSTALQHYIDLVGLETRAFPNPLAECTPSTVVDLKGESHYAETVDDLPQVYRDVAAAWNKCLEEGADFSDMNQAMRERDVPRIREIWARLVEKLDNQTFYGFLCDSEAFRSFRHREIFGQVGFGTGGWDTDFPNSILEILRVVYTEADDHHRGIVGGSQQLPLRLWEREPEKILHWPHGTSLASLHVNGEPRPAVTRLHRTAGNQITVTDANGDIRTYQAAIFTAQSWMLLSKIACDDSLFPIDHWTAIERTHYMESSKLFVPVDRPFWLDKDEETGRDVMSMTLTDRMTRGTYLLDDGPDKPAVICLSYTWCDDSLKWLPLSANERMEVMLKSLGEIYPKVDIRKHIIGNPVTVSWENEPYFMGAFKANLPGHYRYQRRLFTHFMQDRLPEDKRGIFLAGDDISWTAGWAEGAIQTALNAVWGVMHHFGGATDATNPGPGDVYDEIAPVELPED from the coding sequence ATGACGTCCACGGTGCCCAACGCCGTCCAGCACGCCGACGCGCAGCAGCCGCCGATCACCATGTTCGGCCCGGACTTCCCCTACGCGTACGACGACTTCCTCGCCCACCCGGCGGGCCTCGGCCAGATACCGGCGACCGAGCATGGCACCGAGGTCGCCGTCATCGGCGGCGGCCTGTCCGGCATCGTGGCCGCGTACGAGCTGATGAAGATGGGCCTGAAGCCGGTCGTCTACGAGGCCGACCGGATCGGCGGACGGCTGCGGACGGTCGGCTTCGAGGGCTGCGACAGCTCCCTGACGGCGGAGATGGGCGCGATGCGGTTCCCGCCGTCCTCCACCGCGCTTCAGCACTACATCGACCTGGTGGGTCTGGAGACCCGCGCGTTCCCCAACCCCCTTGCGGAGTGCACCCCTTCGACCGTCGTCGACCTCAAGGGCGAGTCGCACTACGCCGAGACCGTCGACGACCTGCCGCAGGTCTACCGTGATGTCGCCGCCGCCTGGAACAAGTGCCTCGAAGAGGGCGCCGACTTCTCCGACATGAACCAGGCCATGCGCGAGCGGGACGTCCCGCGCATCCGGGAGATCTGGGCGAGGCTCGTCGAGAAGCTCGACAACCAGACCTTCTACGGCTTCCTCTGCGACTCCGAGGCCTTCCGGTCCTTCCGGCACCGAGAGATCTTCGGCCAGGTCGGCTTCGGCACCGGTGGCTGGGACACCGACTTCCCCAACTCCATCCTGGAGATCCTGCGCGTCGTCTACACCGAGGCCGACGACCACCACCGCGGCATCGTCGGCGGTTCCCAGCAACTGCCGCTGCGGCTGTGGGAGCGCGAGCCCGAGAAGATCCTCCACTGGCCCCACGGCACCTCGCTGGCGAGCCTGCACGTGAACGGCGAACCCCGGCCCGCCGTGACCCGGCTGCACCGCACCGCGGGCAACCAGATCACGGTCACCGACGCGAACGGCGACATCCGCACCTACCAGGCGGCGATCTTCACCGCCCAGTCCTGGATGCTGCTGTCGAAGATCGCCTGCGACGACTCGCTCTTCCCGATCGACCACTGGACCGCCATCGAGCGCACCCACTACATGGAGTCCTCGAAGCTCTTCGTGCCCGTGGACCGGCCGTTCTGGCTGGACAAGGACGAGGAGACGGGCCGGGATGTCATGTCGATGACGCTCACCGACCGGATGACGCGCGGGACCTACCTCCTGGACGACGGTCCGGACAAGCCGGCCGTCATCTGCCTCTCCTACACCTGGTGCGACGACAGCCTGAAGTGGCTGCCGCTGTCCGCGAACGAGCGGATGGAGGTCATGCTGAAGTCGCTCGGCGAGATCTATCCGAAGGTCGACATCAGGAAGCACATCATCGGCAACCCGGTGACGGTGTCCTGGGAGAACGAGCCGTACTTCATGGGCGCGTTCAAGGCCAACCTGCCCGGCCACTACCGCTACCAGCGGCGCCTGTTCACCCACTTCATGCAGGACCGGCTGCCCGAGGACAAGCGGGGCATCTTCCTCGCCGGAGACGACATCTCCTGGACGGCCGGCTGGGCCGAGGGCGCGATCCAGACCGCGCTGAACGCGGTCTGGGGCGTCATGCACCACTTCGGCGGCGCGACCGACGCGACCAACCCGGGACCGGGTGACGTGTACGACGAGATCGCGCCGGTGGAACTGCCGGAGGACTGA
- a CDS encoding ABC transporter ATP-binding protein: MKTNENAATVEFRGLRREFGPTVALDGLDLTVRPGELIALLGPSGCGKTTALRMLAGFEHPDSGAVLVDGEDVTRIPAHRRDAGMVFQSYSLFPHLDALDNVAFGLRMRGVRTGERRARAAELLELVGLADKGARYPHQLSGGQQQRVALARALALRPRVLLLDEPLSALDAKVRLTLREEIRRLQQELGITTLFVTHDQEEALSMADRVAVMHAGKLEQCAAPAELYGRPATAFVAEFVGTMSRVPGRVGDGVVDVLGQRLPVDGPVPEAGDVDVLVRPEAVRVAADADGKARVLATSFLGAAVRVTVRLADGGEVKADLPAHEAGALTAGATVSVSLPERPVLVAERTV; encoded by the coding sequence ATGAAAACGAACGAGAACGCCGCCACCGTCGAATTCCGCGGACTGAGAAGGGAGTTCGGGCCCACGGTCGCGCTCGACGGCCTCGATCTCACCGTCCGCCCGGGTGAGCTGATCGCCCTGCTCGGCCCCTCCGGCTGCGGCAAGACCACCGCCCTCAGGATGCTCGCCGGCTTCGAGCACCCCGACTCCGGTGCGGTGTTGGTGGACGGCGAGGACGTCACCCGGATCCCGGCCCACCGCCGGGACGCCGGGATGGTCTTCCAGTCGTACAGCCTCTTCCCGCACCTCGACGCACTCGACAACGTGGCCTTCGGGCTGCGGATGCGCGGGGTGCGTACGGGCGAACGGCGGGCGCGTGCAGCCGAGTTGCTGGAGCTGGTCGGGCTCGCCGACAAGGGCGCGCGCTATCCGCACCAGCTCTCCGGGGGCCAGCAGCAGCGCGTCGCGCTGGCCCGGGCCCTCGCCCTGCGGCCGCGGGTGCTGCTGCTGGACGAGCCGCTGTCCGCCCTCGACGCCAAGGTGCGGCTCACGCTCCGCGAGGAGATCAGGCGGCTCCAGCAGGAGCTGGGCATCACCACGCTGTTCGTCACCCATGACCAGGAGGAGGCCCTGTCCATGGCGGACCGGGTCGCCGTGATGCACGCCGGGAAGCTCGAACAGTGCGCGGCACCCGCCGAGTTGTACGGCCGACCGGCCACCGCCTTCGTCGCCGAGTTCGTGGGGACGATGAGCCGCGTCCCGGGGCGGGTGGGCGACGGTGTGGTCGACGTGCTCGGGCAGCGGCTGCCGGTCGACGGTCCCGTGCCGGAGGCGGGCGACGTGGACGTGCTGGTGCGGCCCGAGGCGGTACGGGTGGCCGCGGACGCCGACGGGAAGGCACGGGTGCTCGCCACGTCCTTCCTGGGCGCGGCCGTCCGCGTCACCGTCCGGCTCGCCGACGGCGGTGAGGTCAAGGCCGATCTGCCCGCGCACGAGGCGGGTGCGCTCACGGCCGGTGCCACGGTGAGCGTCTCGCTGCCCGAGCGGCCGGTGCTGGTCGCGGAACGTACCGTATGA